A stretch of the Candidatus Ozemobacteraceae bacterium genome encodes the following:
- a CDS encoding WG repeat-containing protein, whose translation GPGHFPGAVFTPLPGTLSRLHGFFDPKTGTFPVPPTLDDVRWFEETGVILAKEAGFWRIRVPGGKERSSLAFKDVGTISENRCWVKALDNRYGFIDQAGNVVVPPADDEAYGFHRDRAAVRKGQKWGFINSRGEEIIPLEFDSVTSFSETDEEATEAVQKGVKGLLDRMGTFHTLEAPVSAGSLRKEFPHPKILGSLSNRPHKRIGDISHHLFSAHQAGIFWLPS comes from the coding sequence CGGCCCCGGTCATTTTCCCGGGGCCGTTTTTACACCACTTCCTGGGACTTTATCTCGGCTGCACGGATTTTTCGATCCGAAAACCGGAACATTTCCCGTTCCCCCCACTCTCGATGATGTCCGGTGGTTCGAGGAGACGGGCGTCATCCTCGCGAAAGAAGCCGGTTTCTGGCGGATCCGTGTTCCCGGCGGAAAGGAACGCAGTTCCCTTGCGTTCAAAGATGTCGGAACGATCAGCGAAAACCGTTGCTGGGTCAAGGCCCTCGACAATCGGTACGGTTTCATCGACCAGGCGGGGAACGTCGTCGTCCCACCAGCCGATGATGAGGCGTACGGGTTCCACCGCGATCGCGCCGCCGTCCGGAAAGGGCAGAAATGGGGCTTCATCAACTCGCGGGGGGAAGAGATCATTCCGCTCGAGTTCGACTCAGTCACCTCGTTCTCCGAGACCGACGAGGAGGCAACCGAGGCCGTACAGAAAGGCGTCAAAGGCCTTCTGGACCGGATGGGAACCTTTCACACGCTCGAAGCGCCCGTCAGTGCCGGTTCGCTCCGCAAAGAGTTCCCCCACCCGAAGATCCTCGGCAGCCTTTCAAACAGGCCCCATAAGAGAATCGGCGACATCTCCCACCACCTTTTCAGCGCACATCAGGCCGGGATATTCTGGCTGCCTTCATAA
- a CDS encoding amidohydrolase family protein: MKQVDVLFTNAHILTMDQEFTQYEKGAIAVNGETIVAIGPDGDIRQEYSGKETVDCAGKVLMPGLINAHTHAPMTLLRGLADDLRLDVWLMGYMMPVEREFVTPEFVYLGTKIACAEMIRSGTTCFADMYYFEDEVAKAAAESGMRAVCGESVLKFPAPDAPSYDDALSYTRTFIQKWKGHPLIIPAIAPHAPYTTTPELLKACAAIAMEYDVPLHTHLSETSQEVEGLRTQYGMPGIPYFRKQNLLDTKTIAAHCVYIDEGEMREMAKHRVSAIHNPSSNMKLASGAAPTKRMLELGVSVGLGTDGPASNNDLDMFEEMRLASFLAKLSTLDPTALPARSVVLMATRLGARALHIDSITGSLIPGKRADIITIDIHPLHNQPRFKRDETCIYSQIVYATKSTDVTDSMVNGKWLMRDRKVLTLDESGLVKDAAAYAGRIDSFLAKREQSVLSKLVAIGGAMEEESFEVQVKVKIDETAPIVAKLEKGDIEIERKRHYRQFDTYFDFEDTTQGRLRYREDEFVDEKGQVTQVRARLTLLGQDRENKYPSAVLLSRSRYLAPANNSLRFYREYFQPKDETEVQKDRLRYLVHFKETEFFINIDTMKKPAIGNFIEIKSRTWSRQDAESKAKIIAELLEFLGAKDRPTVTTDYIDLAVKK; the protein is encoded by the coding sequence ATGAAACAAGTTGATGTTCTGTTCACCAACGCCCATATCCTGACCATGGATCAGGAGTTCACGCAGTATGAGAAAGGCGCGATCGCGGTCAACGGCGAGACGATCGTCGCGATCGGGCCCGATGGCGATATCAGGCAGGAGTATTCCGGCAAGGAGACGGTCGACTGCGCCGGCAAGGTGCTGATGCCCGGCCTGATCAACGCCCACACGCACGCGCCGATGACGCTTCTGCGAGGTCTGGCCGACGATCTGCGGCTCGACGTCTGGCTGATGGGATACATGATGCCCGTCGAGCGCGAGTTCGTGACGCCGGAGTTCGTGTATCTCGGCACCAAGATCGCCTGCGCCGAGATGATCCGCAGCGGCACGACCTGTTTCGCCGACATGTATTACTTCGAGGACGAGGTTGCCAAGGCGGCAGCCGAGTCCGGAATGCGCGCCGTGTGCGGCGAGTCGGTTCTCAAGTTCCCGGCGCCCGATGCGCCGTCGTATGACGACGCTCTCAGTTACACCCGTACCTTCATCCAGAAATGGAAGGGGCATCCGCTGATCATACCCGCGATCGCGCCCCACGCGCCGTATACCACGACGCCCGAGCTGCTGAAAGCTTGCGCCGCGATCGCGATGGAATACGACGTTCCTCTGCACACGCATCTTTCGGAAACCTCGCAGGAGGTCGAAGGGCTTCGCACGCAGTATGGCATGCCCGGCATCCCCTACTTCCGCAAGCAAAACCTGCTCGACACCAAGACCATCGCCGCCCACTGCGTCTACATCGACGAGGGCGAGATGCGCGAGATGGCGAAACACCGCGTCAGCGCGATTCACAATCCGTCCTCGAACATGAAGCTGGCTTCCGGCGCGGCGCCGACCAAGCGCATGCTCGAGCTCGGCGTCTCGGTCGGTCTCGGCACCGACGGCCCCGCCTCGAATAACGACCTCGACATGTTCGAGGAGATGCGGCTCGCCAGCTTCCTCGCGAAGCTCTCGACGCTCGATCCAACCGCCCTTCCCGCCCGCAGCGTCGTATTGATGGCAACCCGTCTCGGCGCCCGCGCGCTGCACATCGACTCGATCACGGGCTCGCTCATCCCCGGCAAGCGCGCCGATATTATAACCATTGATATTCATCCGCTCCACAACCAGCCGCGGTTCAAGCGCGACGAGACATGCATCTATTCTCAGATTGTCTACGCGACGAAGTCGACGGACGTCACCGACTCGATGGTGAACGGCAAGTGGCTGATGCGCGACCGCAAGGTGCTGACACTCGACGAATCCGGCCTGGTCAAAGACGCTGCCGCGTATGCCGGCCGCATTGATTCGTTCCTCGCCAAACGCGAGCAGTCGGTGCTGTCGAAGCTGGTCGCGATCGGTGGCGCCATGGAGGAGGAGAGCTTCGAGGTCCAGGTCAAGGTGAAGATCGACGAGACCGCCCCGATCGTCGCCAAGCTCGAGAAGGGCGATATCGAGATCGAGCGCAAGCGTCACTACCGCCAGTTCGACACGTATTTCGACTTCGAGGACACGACCCAGGGCCGCCTGCGATACCGCGAAGACGAGTTCGTCGATGAGAAGGGCCAAGTCACCCAGGTCCGTGCACGGCTCACGCTTCTCGGCCAGGACCGCGAGAACAAGTATCCGTCGGCCGTCCTGCTCTCCCGCAGCCGCTATCTTGCCCCGGCAAACAACTCGCTCCGGTTCTACCGCGAGTATTTCCAGCCGAAGGACGAAACCGAGGTCCAGAAGGACCGGCTGCGGTATCTCGTCCACTTCAAGGAGACCGAGTTCTTCATCAATATCGACACCATGAAGAAACCGGCCATCGGCAACTTCATCGAGATCAAGAGCCGCACCTGGAGCCGTCAGGATGCCGAAAGCAAAGCGAAGATCATCGCCGAGCTCCTCGAGTTCCTCGGCGCAAAAGACCGGCCGACCGTCACGACGGATTACATCGATCTGGCCGTGAAAAAGTAA
- a CDS encoding 4Fe-4S dicluster domain-containing protein, with the protein MLKQLWIALTKRGVVGTPDTLPSARMNMTGKPFLTAGRCTACADCVKACPASALRIVGEEASGGSGRTLEISAGRCIGCARCIEACRPNAIAFLHGAETWTTGAADEWRTIETREGK; encoded by the coding sequence ATGCTGAAACAACTCTGGATTGCGCTGACGAAACGCGGCGTCGTCGGAACTCCCGACACGCTCCCCTCCGCGCGGATGAACATGACCGGAAAACCTTTTCTGACGGCGGGGCGCTGCACCGCCTGCGCCGATTGCGTCAAGGCATGCCCGGCATCGGCCCTGCGCATCGTCGGGGAAGAGGCGTCCGGCGGAAGCGGGCGAACGCTGGAAATATCGGCGGGTCGCTGCATCGGCTGTGCCCGTTGCATCGAAGCCTGTCGCCCGAACGCCATCGCCTTCCTTCACGGAGCGGAAACCTGGACGACGGGCGCCGCCGACGAGTGGCGCACGATCGAAACGCGGGAGGGAAAATGA
- a CDS encoding NADH-quinone oxidoreductase subunit C produces MNRLEEFLTAWRLSPAKDSPVDTIVADIEIDRLHEVAAAARRDHAASLAMMTALDLLPESPRFRLVVVLHVPGEKRYLVLRAPVSADKPEFPTLTALFANANWPEREIRDMFGLIPLGHPDPRPFVWKGGWPRDLAPLRKDVKLDRAYPVERALFPVTQVEGEGVYEVPVGPIHAGIIEPGHFRFQAVGDTMLALDAQLFFCHRGIEKMAEGRDTSSALLLAERQCGTCSVSNALSFCQAVERAARVTVPARARALRLVVAELERIYNHVNDIAAIPGGVGFAFLGNQGLRVKEEMQRRLRALCGHRFIRNVLVPGGMRQNFDDAAVQRIAEEFEGLWNELKKPVKIALDHSIFLDRLETTGYLTTQNALSLHAVGPAARASNVAADTRLDHPYDGYAELGTWKIPTRLEGDVMARFRQRIAELDQSVELLKNAATSLPAGPVLEAVSRPAAGAWAIGATESARGENMILLRFGQNGLVDRYAVRTASYCLWPCIPTTIRGNIVPDFPLINKSFELCYADVDR; encoded by the coding sequence ATGAACCGTCTCGAAGAATTCCTGACAGCTTGGCGCCTGTCGCCGGCGAAGGATTCGCCGGTTGATACAATCGTTGCCGATATAGAAATCGACCGGCTGCATGAGGTGGCCGCCGCCGCCCGACGCGACCACGCGGCGTCGCTCGCGATGATGACCGCCCTCGACCTCCTGCCCGAGTCGCCCCGCTTCCGTCTCGTCGTGGTCCTCCACGTGCCGGGCGAAAAGCGGTATCTCGTGCTTCGCGCCCCCGTGAGCGCCGACAAGCCTGAGTTCCCGACGCTGACCGCTCTCTTCGCCAACGCCAACTGGCCGGAACGCGAGATCAGGGACATGTTCGGCCTGATTCCGCTCGGACACCCCGATCCGCGCCCCTTCGTCTGGAAAGGCGGTTGGCCCCGCGACCTGGCGCCCCTCCGAAAGGACGTGAAGCTCGATCGCGCCTATCCCGTCGAGCGGGCCCTCTTCCCGGTGACGCAGGTGGAAGGCGAGGGGGTGTACGAGGTGCCGGTCGGGCCGATCCATGCCGGCATCATCGAGCCCGGCCACTTCCGGTTCCAGGCCGTCGGCGACACGATGCTGGCCCTCGATGCACAGCTGTTCTTCTGCCATCGAGGCATCGAGAAGATGGCCGAAGGCCGCGACACCTCCTCGGCCCTGCTTCTCGCTGAGCGCCAGTGCGGAACCTGCTCCGTCAGCAACGCCCTGTCCTTCTGTCAGGCCGTTGAACGCGCCGCTCGCGTCACGGTGCCCGCGAGAGCCCGCGCCCTGCGGCTCGTGGTCGCCGAGCTCGAGCGCATCTACAACCACGTGAACGACATCGCGGCCATCCCGGGCGGTGTCGGCTTCGCCTTCCTCGGCAATCAGGGACTTCGGGTGAAGGAGGAGATGCAGCGCCGGCTCCGGGCCCTGTGCGGCCATCGCTTCATCCGGAACGTGCTTGTGCCGGGCGGAATGCGTCAGAACTTCGACGACGCGGCGGTGCAACGGATCGCCGAAGAGTTCGAGGGGCTCTGGAACGAACTGAAAAAGCCCGTCAAGATTGCTCTCGACCACAGCATCTTCCTCGACCGCCTCGAAACGACGGGATACCTGACGACGCAGAACGCCTTGTCTCTCCACGCCGTCGGCCCGGCGGCGCGAGCCTCGAACGTCGCTGCCGATACCCGTCTCGATCATCCGTATGACGGATACGCGGAGTTGGGAACCTGGAAGATTCCAACGCGCCTCGAAGGCGACGTCATGGCCCGCTTCCGCCAGCGTATCGCCGAACTCGACCAGTCGGTCGAGCTGTTGAAGAACGCCGCGACATCACTCCCGGCCGGCCCCGTTCTCGAGGCCGTCAGCCGGCCGGCGGCGGGCGCATGGGCGATCGGCGCAACCGAATCGGCCCGCGGCGAGAATATGATTCTCCTTCGGTTCGGCCAGAACGGCCTCGTCGACAGATATGCCGTGAGGACCGCGTCGTATTGCCTCTGGCCATGTATACCGACAACTATTCGAGGAAATATCGTTCCCGATTTTCCTCTCATCAACAAGAGTTTCGAACTCTGTTATGCCGATGTCGATCGCTGA
- a CDS encoding proton-conducting transporter membrane subunit gives MLSTLITALAIFSGVAFLPAPVVFSTAIAMLASLTLWGVGGSLVWSVLVDGRMQSAWGIFYLDRLGGFFLGVLVLVGGAVLLNVAGQLRTAAASDAGHDASGSPKRAGEVPLTVSLGLTLLFLLAMILGLSSRNLGLIWVCVECTTMISALLIGFEHQRAALEAAWKYIILCTVGLSFSLLGLILLVYAAEISGAVPTLDPVGLAFLAPQLPPALLKLAFLLILVGFGTKAGFAPLHSWLPDAHSQAPAPTSALLSAVLLNCSVYAIIRTAGVMSAAGLGADVRSGMLLFGFVSVLFAALFLLVQHDLKRMLAYSSIEHIGLISLGIGIGTPLSIFAALIHTVTHSLAKSLAFLSAGEMVRTAHSHDMNRMLGMLRRRPAAATGFTLAMTGLAGLPPWPIFATELLLVWAAIGAGRLWLAMSLLLLLAIAFTGLLYHTIRVVYGDDPHHHHHHYREGRGYQAEPAIPETVVTKRESGLIWRDLSMAVLALMVIATPLLLLSPAAETIRAVAAVIPGGGL, from the coding sequence ATGCTGTCGACACTCATCACCGCGTTGGCCATCTTCTCCGGCGTCGCCTTTCTGCCGGCCCCGGTCGTCTTCTCGACCGCGATCGCGATGCTCGCGAGTCTCACCCTCTGGGGCGTCGGCGGCAGCCTGGTCTGGTCGGTTCTCGTCGACGGCCGGATGCAGAGCGCCTGGGGCATCTTCTACCTGGATCGCCTCGGCGGCTTTTTCCTCGGCGTTCTCGTTCTGGTCGGCGGCGCCGTTCTACTGAATGTCGCAGGGCAGCTCAGGACAGCCGCCGCCTCGGATGCCGGGCATGATGCCTCCGGTTCTCCGAAAAGGGCGGGGGAGGTGCCGTTGACGGTTTCCCTCGGCCTGACCCTGTTGTTCCTGCTTGCCATGATTCTCGGCCTGAGTTCACGCAATCTCGGCCTGATCTGGGTCTGCGTCGAATGCACGACGATGATCTCGGCCCTGCTGATCGGCTTCGAGCACCAGCGCGCCGCTCTCGAGGCCGCCTGGAAATACATCATCCTTTGCACGGTCGGTCTCTCCTTCTCGCTGCTTGGTCTCATCCTGCTGGTCTACGCCGCCGAGATTTCCGGCGCCGTCCCGACGCTCGATCCGGTCGGCCTTGCGTTCCTCGCCCCCCAGCTTCCGCCGGCCCTTCTGAAACTCGCGTTCCTGCTCATTCTCGTCGGCTTCGGCACCAAGGCGGGCTTCGCGCCCCTTCATTCGTGGCTTCCCGATGCCCACTCCCAGGCGCCTGCGCCGACCAGCGCCCTGCTCTCGGCCGTCCTCCTCAACTGCTCCGTCTACGCGATCATACGTACCGCCGGAGTCATGAGCGCCGCCGGCCTCGGCGCCGATGTCCGCTCGGGAATGCTGCTGTTCGGCTTCGTCTCGGTTCTTTTCGCGGCCCTGTTCCTCCTCGTCCAGCACGATCTCAAGCGCATGCTGGCCTACTCCAGCATCGAGCACATCGGCCTGATCTCCCTGGGAATCGGCATCGGAACCCCGCTGTCCATCTTCGCCGCCCTGATCCATACCGTCACCCATTCGCTCGCCAAATCCCTCGCATTCCTTTCCGCCGGCGAGATGGTCCGGACGGCCCACTCTCACGACATGAACCGGATGCTCGGCATGCTGCGCCGCCGACCGGCCGCCGCCACCGGCTTCACCCTCGCCATGACCGGTCTCGCCGGTCTTCCCCCGTGGCCGATCTTCGCGACCGAACTGCTGCTCGTCTGGGCGGCGATCGGGGCCGGTCGCCTCTGGCTGGCGATGAGCCTGCTGCTGCTCCTCGCGATCGCCTTCACCGGCCTGCTGTACCACACGATCCGAGTCGTGTATGGTGACGATCCGCATCATCACCATCACCATTACAGAGAGGGCCGCGGCTACCAGGCGGAACCCGCAATTCCCGAAACCGTCGTGACGAAGCGGGAATCCGGCCTGATCTGGCGCGACCTTTCCATGGCCGTCCTCGCCCTCATGGTCATCGCGACGCCCCTGCTGCTGCTCTCCCCGGCCGCCGAAACGATTCGGGCGGTCGCGGCCGTCATCCCGGGAGGTGGACTATGA
- a CDS encoding NADH-quinone oxidoreductase subunit H, with translation MNTLVLLFVKLTGLLLLAPILQGMIKRLKGTIQGRQGPGVFQPFRDVKKLLAKRRVISRETSWVFGIAPIVAFAAVLTASLMVPWIDPTPWNYMSDLLLFVYLLAIPRFMMALAGLDASGSFGGMSSSREMAVSALAEPALLLALLTLALPARSLNLQNLIGGSDAVPIFTPAGLLAGVAFFVVVVAELGRIPVDNPDTHLELTMIHEGMVLEYSGPQLALIHLTYWIKQVTLVLLLMNVFAPFGLVFAIDAAAGLVAVGWLLAKLAMAAIALALTETLLAKLRLFQMMDLMGLSLVLSITALLFVATGS, from the coding sequence ATGAACACGCTCGTGCTCCTGTTCGTGAAACTGACGGGGCTTCTGCTCCTGGCCCCGATCCTCCAGGGAATGATCAAGCGACTGAAGGGAACGATCCAGGGCCGCCAGGGCCCGGGCGTGTTCCAGCCCTTCCGCGACGTGAAAAAACTGCTTGCAAAACGACGCGTCATCAGCCGGGAAACCTCGTGGGTGTTCGGAATCGCCCCCATCGTCGCCTTCGCGGCCGTGCTGACCGCCTCGCTCATGGTGCCCTGGATCGACCCGACGCCGTGGAATTACATGTCCGATCTGCTCCTCTTCGTCTACCTGCTCGCCATCCCGAGGTTCATGATGGCGCTCGCCGGCCTCGACGCCTCCGGCTCGTTCGGCGGCATGTCCAGTTCTCGCGAGATGGCCGTCTCCGCCCTCGCCGAACCGGCCCTGCTCCTGGCGCTCCTGACTCTCGCTCTGCCTGCGCGGTCGCTGAACCTCCAGAACCTCATCGGGGGCTCCGACGCCGTGCCGATCTTCACCCCCGCCGGCCTTCTCGCGGGCGTTGCGTTCTTTGTCGTCGTCGTCGCCGAGCTCGGCCGCATCCCGGTCGACAACCCCGACACCCACCTGGAATTGACGATGATCCACGAGGGCATGGTGCTTGAATATTCCGGGCCCCAGCTCGCCCTGATTCACCTGACCTACTGGATCAAACAGGTGACGCTCGTGCTGCTGCTGATGAACGTCTTTGCCCCGTTCGGCCTTGTCTTCGCCATCGATGCCGCGGCCGGCCTCGTTGCCGTGGGCTGGCTCCTCGCCAAGCTCGCCATGGCCGCAATCGCGCTGGCGCTTACCGAAACGCTGCTCGCCAAGCTTCGGCTGTTCCAGATGATGGACCTGATGGGGCTGTCCCTGGTCCTGTCGATCACGGCGCTTCTCTTCGTGGCGACCGGAAGCTGA
- a CDS encoding proton-conducting transporter membrane subunit, whose protein sequence is MAATGSAFILALGVTGLAGAEWRFAWDIPAVLGPSTFVLDRLSGLFLTMLGGVGVAASIFSEGYLEHLEKRWNFHWMPICQALFLGSMAGVFVAGTIPTFLFFWELMALSSFGLVMLDSLTESRRRTGFIYLAMTHVGTAFLTLALLWPCARSGSGWAITDWVSGLAGFGGWERIVVIACLLIGFGTKAGMMPFHVWLPRAHPQAPSHVSALMSGVMVKTGIYGLFRFLTGSGVVLHAELGWVLLGIGFVSMLLGVLYACNEHHLKTLLAYSSIENVGIVLLALGMGILLRTWGHEADAALAFSAGLFHAFNHAFFKGLLFMSAGAVQATSHDGNMDELGGMARTIPAASMLFFVGALAISCLPPLNGFAGEWLVYRSVLSGFALPGLASKIVLPLMAAGLALAGALAAGCFVKAFGTIFLGKPRSHAAGHQAAPGMKRMIAGMMLPAVACVVFGVFPEIVIKPLTTMFEASRGLPYGPYALSWPGRPDEGVQPLLVLSCLAAGILMAWWILGRRGRAPAAAVVETWNCGTPLTPRMAYTASAFAEPVKVNFAWLLQLRRDLRDHGPLAPLLPSRMTYRLETVHLFVDYLYKPLLRGILALSHGVQKLQAGSLNAYLALLFAVIVGLLIMGGIR, encoded by the coding sequence ATGGCAGCGACAGGCTCGGCCTTCATTCTGGCGCTGGGCGTCACCGGACTGGCCGGCGCCGAATGGCGGTTTGCCTGGGATATCCCGGCCGTTCTCGGGCCGAGCACGTTCGTGCTCGACAGGCTTTCCGGCCTGTTTCTCACGATGCTCGGCGGGGTTGGGGTGGCGGCCTCGATATTTTCCGAAGGCTACCTCGAGCATCTCGAGAAACGCTGGAACTTTCACTGGATGCCGATCTGCCAGGCGCTCTTTCTCGGCTCGATGGCGGGCGTCTTCGTTGCCGGGACGATTCCCACCTTCCTTTTCTTCTGGGAACTGATGGCGCTCAGCTCGTTCGGCCTCGTCATGCTCGACTCGCTCACCGAGAGCCGCAGACGGACCGGCTTCATCTACCTCGCGATGACGCACGTCGGAACCGCTTTCCTCACGCTCGCCCTGCTTTGGCCCTGTGCCAGAAGCGGCTCCGGGTGGGCCATCACGGACTGGGTCTCCGGTCTCGCCGGTTTCGGCGGCTGGGAGCGCATCGTCGTCATTGCCTGTTTGCTGATCGGCTTCGGCACGAAAGCCGGCATGATGCCCTTCCACGTCTGGCTTCCCCGCGCGCATCCGCAGGCGCCTTCCCACGTGTCGGCCCTCATGTCGGGCGTGATGGTGAAAACCGGTATCTACGGCCTGTTTCGTTTTCTGACCGGTTCCGGCGTCGTTCTGCACGCCGAACTGGGCTGGGTGCTTCTGGGAATCGGCTTCGTGTCGATGCTGCTGGGCGTGCTCTACGCCTGCAACGAGCACCATCTCAAAACGCTGCTCGCCTATTCGAGCATCGAAAATGTCGGCATCGTCCTGCTTGCCCTCGGCATGGGGATTCTCCTGAGAACCTGGGGCCACGAGGCGGATGCGGCGCTGGCGTTCTCCGCGGGCCTCTTCCATGCCTTCAACCATGCATTTTTCAAAGGACTGCTGTTCATGTCCGCCGGCGCCGTCCAGGCGACGTCGCACGACGGCAACATGGACGAACTGGGTGGAATGGCCCGCACGATTCCGGCCGCCTCGATGCTGTTCTTCGTCGGTGCCCTGGCGATCTCCTGTCTGCCGCCGCTGAACGGCTTCGCCGGGGAATGGCTCGTCTACCGCAGCGTTCTCAGCGGATTTGCACTGCCCGGCCTTGCGAGCAAGATCGTCCTGCCCCTGATGGCGGCCGGGCTCGCCCTCGCCGGCGCTCTCGCCGCCGGCTGTTTCGTGAAGGCCTTCGGCACGATCTTCCTCGGAAAACCCCGCTCCCATGCCGCCGGACACCAGGCTGCTCCCGGAATGAAACGTATGATCGCCGGGATGATGCTTCCCGCCGTCGCCTGCGTCGTCTTCGGCGTCTTCCCCGAAATCGTCATCAAACCGCTGACCACGATGTTCGAGGCCTCGCGCGGGCTCCCATACGGACCGTATGCCCTGTCCTGGCCGGGCCGGCCTGATGAGGGCGTCCAGCCGCTGCTGGTGCTCTCCTGCCTCGCCGCCGGTATACTGATGGCCTGGTGGATCCTCGGACGGCGTGGTCGCGCCCCGGCCGCCGCGGTCGTCGAGACCTGGAATTGCGGCACCCCCCTCACGCCCCGGATGGCTTACACGGCGTCCGCCTTCGCCGAGCCCGTAAAGGTGAATTTCGCCTGGCTGCTCCAGCTCCGGCGCGACCTGCGCGATCACGGCCCGCTCGCGCCGTTGCTGCCCTCGCGCATGACCTACAGGCTCGAGACGGTGCACCTCTTCGTCGATTATCTCTATAAGCCGCTCCTCCGCGGCATCCTGGCCTTGTCGCACGGCGTCCAGAAACTCCAGGCCGGCTCGCTGAACGCCTACCTGGCCCTGTTGTTCGCCGTCATCGTCGGCCTGCTGATCATGGGAGGCATCCGATGA